The proteins below come from a single Pandoraea apista genomic window:
- the rplB gene encoding 50S ribosomal protein L2, giving the protein MALVKTKPTSPGRRSLVKVVNKDLHKGKPFAPLLDTKSKTAGRNNNGHITTRHMGGGHKQHYRIVDFRRNKDGITAKVERLEYDPNRSANIALLCYADGERRYILAPKGLTVGQQLVSGSEAPIKAGNTLPIRNIPVGTTIHGIELQPGKGAQIARAAGTSAMLLAREGTYAQVRLRSGEVRRVHIECRATIGEVGNEEHSLRQLGKAGAKRWRGIRPTVRGVAMNPVDHPHGGGEGRTAAGRHPVSPWGQHTKGKRTRSTKRTDSMIVQRRKKR; this is encoded by the coding sequence ATGGCACTCGTCAAAACGAAACCGACGTCGCCGGGCCGCCGTTCGCTGGTCAAGGTCGTCAACAAGGATCTGCATAAGGGCAAGCCGTTCGCCCCGTTGCTCGATACCAAGAGCAAGACCGCCGGCCGTAACAACAACGGTCACATCACCACCCGTCATATGGGTGGCGGTCACAAGCAGCACTACCGTATCGTCGATTTCCGTCGCAACAAGGACGGCATCACGGCGAAGGTTGAGCGTCTGGAATACGACCCGAACCGCAGCGCGAACATTGCTCTGCTGTGCTACGCCGATGGCGAGCGTCGTTACATCCTGGCCCCGAAGGGTCTGACCGTCGGCCAGCAACTGGTCAGCGGCTCGGAAGCCCCGATCAAGGCCGGTAACACGCTGCCGATCCGTAACATTCCGGTCGGTACGACGATTCACGGCATCGAGCTGCAACCGGGCAAGGGCGCGCAAATCGCTCGTGCTGCCGGTACCTCGGCAATGCTGCTGGCTCGCGAAGGCACGTACGCTCAAGTGCGTCTGCGTTCGGGTGAAGTGCGTCGCGTGCACATCGAGTGCCGCGCAACCATTGGTGAAGTCGGTAACGAAGAACACAGCCTGCGCCAACTCGGCAAGGCCGGTGCAAAGCGTTGGCGCGGTATTCGCCCGACCGTTCGCGGTGTGGCGATGAACCCGGTGGATCACCCGCATGGTGGTGGTGAAGGTCGTACGGCTGCTGGTCGTCATCCGGTCAGCCCGTGGGGTCAGCATACCAAGGGTAAGCGTACCCGCTCGACCAAGCGCACCGACAGCATGATCGTTCAGCGTCGCAAGAAGCGTTAA